A DNA window from Gemella massiliensis contains the following coding sequences:
- the floA gene encoding flotillin-like protein FloA (flotillin-like protein involved in membrane lipid rafts) translates to MPELIFTGIILVIVLIVLSIFFTFFPLGLWISAIAAGVKVSIFTLVGMRLRRVIPSRVINPMIKAHKAGLDVTINQLESHYLAGGNVDRVINALIAAHRANIVSLTFERCAAIDLAGRDVLQAVQMSVNPKVIETPYIAGVAINGIEVKAKARITVRANIERLVGGAGEETVIARVGEGIVSTIGSSESHTVVLENPDRISKTILDKGLDAGTAFEILSIDILDVDIGQNIGANLQTEQAIADKNIAQAKAEQRRAMAVAAEQEMKARIQEMRAKVVEAEAELPLAMAKAFQEGNLGVMDYMNYKNLEADTGMRDSIKRMSQPEATENK, encoded by the coding sequence ATGCCGGAATTAATTTTTACAGGTATAATTTTAGTTATAGTACTTATTGTATTATCAATATTTTTTACATTTTTTCCGTTGGGATTGTGGATTAGTGCTATAGCGGCCGGTGTAAAAGTTAGCATTTTTACATTGGTAGGAATGCGTCTAAGACGTGTTATTCCAAGTCGTGTTATCAATCCGATGATTAAAGCACATAAAGCCGGGCTTGATGTGACTATTAATCAATTGGAAAGTCATTACTTAGCAGGAGGGAATGTCGATAGGGTAATTAATGCCCTTATAGCTGCTCATCGTGCCAATATTGTTAGTTTAACGTTTGAACGTTGTGCTGCGATTGACCTTGCAGGACGTGATGTACTCCAAGCTGTTCAAATGAGTGTTAATCCTAAGGTTATTGAAACACCATATATTGCAGGTGTCGCGATTAACGGTATTGAGGTAAAAGCAAAAGCTAGAATTACCGTTCGTGCTAATATAGAACGCTTAGTAGGGGGAGCAGGAGAGGAAACGGTTATTGCCCGTGTAGGTGAAGGTATAGTTTCTACCATTGGTTCTTCCGAGTCACATACTGTTGTTTTGGAAAATCCGGATAGAATTTCTAAAACAATTCTTGATAAAGGCCTTGATGCGGGGACTGCATTTGAAATCTTATCGATTGATATTCTTGATGTTGACATCGGTCAAAATATAGGTGCAAATCTTCAAACAGAACAAGCGATTGCAGATAAGAATATTGCCCAAGCAAAAGCAGAGCAACGTCGTGCTATGGCGGTAGCGGCTGAACAAGAAATGAAAGCAAGAATTCAAGAAATGCGTGCTAAAGTGGTTGAAGCAGAGGCGGAATTACCGCTTGCAATGGCAAAAGCGTTCCAAGAAGGTAATCTTGGGGTTATGGATTACATGAATTATAAAAACCTAGAGGCTGATACCGGAATGAGAGATTCAATAAAACGAATGTCACAACCGGAAGCAACAGAAAATAAATAA
- a CDS encoding thymidine phosphorylase, translating to MRIVDIIDKKKKNHELSKSEIETLLHGYLNGTVPDYQISSFLMAVYFNNMTTDELAHFTITMRDSGDTIFFDNLNSYLVDKHSTGGVGDKVTVVLGPILSTLGMATTKLSGKGLGHTGGTIDKFESIKNFEFSTTKEELMDIAGKTGIGLMGYSDKIVPLDKKIYALRDVTATVDSIPLIASSIMSKKLAIQSNLIILDVKVGDGAFMKTIEEARELSRRMVEIGNVVGRKTIAVLTNMDEPLGFNIGNASEIIEGIEALKGNWATDLKEIVYEIVYLALKYKGEVKTFDEASKKIDKVIESGKALNALKEFIQLSGGNGEIINNYSLLPIPNETLIITSDKEGYVSKIKAEEIGKAAMVIGAGRATKDDIIDHAVGIKLNKKVGDFVRKGEVLAKIYYNNDENILNSKNMVLKSYIIKKEKPKKINNILEIIE from the coding sequence ATGCGTATTGTTGACATTATTGATAAAAAGAAGAAAAATCATGAATTGTCTAAATCGGAAATTGAAACATTGTTACATGGATATTTGAATGGAACAGTTCCTGATTACCAAATAAGTTCATTTTTAATGGCGGTTTATTTTAATAATATGACAACTGATGAGCTTGCCCATTTTACTATTACAATGAGAGATTCCGGAGATACAATTTTCTTTGATAACCTTAATTCTTATCTGGTGGATAAACATTCTACCGGTGGTGTCGGAGATAAGGTAACTGTTGTTTTAGGCCCCATTTTATCAACACTGGGAATGGCTACTACAAAATTATCCGGAAAAGGGTTAGGACATACAGGTGGAACTATTGATAAATTTGAATCAATAAAAAATTTTGAATTTAGTACAACAAAAGAAGAATTAATGGATATTGCCGGTAAAACCGGAATAGGATTAATGGGTTATAGTGATAAAATAGTTCCGTTGGATAAAAAGATATATGCTTTACGTGATGTGACTGCAACGGTAGATAGTATACCGCTTATAGCCAGTAGCATTATGAGTAAAAAATTAGCTATTCAATCCAATCTTATAATTTTAGATGTTAAGGTTGGAGATGGTGCTTTTATGAAGACAATAGAAGAGGCACGAGAATTATCACGAAGAATGGTTGAAATAGGAAATGTTGTAGGCAGAAAAACAATAGCGGTTCTTACAAATATGGATGAACCGTTAGGTTTTAATATTGGTAATGCTAGTGAGATAATAGAGGGAATAGAAGCATTAAAAGGAAATTGGGCAACAGATCTTAAAGAAATTGTTTACGAGATAGTTTACCTTGCTTTAAAATACAAAGGGGAGGTAAAAACTTTTGATGAAGCCTCTAAAAAAATTGATAAAGTGATTGAAAGTGGAAAAGCTCTAAACGCATTGAAAGAATTTATACAATTAAGCGGAGGAAATGGAGAGATAATAAATAACTATTCTTTACTCCCTATACCGAATGAAACCTTGATAATTACTTCGGATAAAGAAGGTTATGTTTCCAAAATTAAAGCTGAAGAAATAGGAAAAGCGGCTATGGTAATTGGAGCGGGACGTGCTACAAAAGATGATATTATAGATCATGCTGTCGGTATAAAACTAAACAAAAAAGTAGGAGATTTTGTGAGAAAAGGAGAAGTTCTTGCTAAAATTTATTACAATAATGATGAAAATATTTTAAATAGTAAAAATATGGTATTAAAATCTTATATAATTAAAAAAGAAAAACCAAAAAAAATTAATAATATATTAGAAATAATAGAATAG
- the deoC gene encoding deoxyribose-phosphate aldolase: MELNKYIDHTILKATAGENDIKKLCEEAKKHKFYSVCVNGCYVNDAKKMLQGSDVKVAAVVGFPLGAMSTKAKVFEAKDAIEQGASEIDMVINVAKLKDGKYDYVKNEIKQIKDAIGENILKVIIETCYLSNEEKIKACELSLDAKADFVKTSTGFGTGGATFEDVKLMKDVVGNKAKVKASGGVKDKQTAEKYIELGAERLGTSSGIEIIK; this comes from the coding sequence ATGGAATTAAATAAATACATAGATCACACAATTTTAAAAGCAACAGCAGGAGAGAATGATATAAAAAAACTTTGTGAAGAAGCGAAAAAACATAAGTTTTATAGTGTTTGTGTTAATGGTTGCTATGTTAATGATGCAAAAAAAATGTTACAAGGTAGTGATGTAAAAGTAGCAGCTGTGGTAGGTTTTCCTCTAGGGGCGATGTCAACAAAAGCAAAAGTTTTTGAAGCTAAAGATGCAATTGAACAAGGAGCATCGGAAATTGATATGGTAATTAATGTAGCAAAATTAAAAGATGGTAAATATGATTATGTAAAAAACGAAATCAAACAAATAAAAGATGCTATAGGAGAAAATATTTTAAAGGTAATTATAGAAACTTGTTATTTATCAAATGAAGAAAAAATAAAAGCGTGTGAATTATCATTAGATGCTAAAGCTGATTTCGTGAAAACTTCAACAGGTTTCGGTACCGGCGGTGCAACATTTGAAGATGTTAAACTTATGAAAGATGTTGTCGGTAATAAAGCTAAGGTAAAAGCAAGCGGTGGAGTGAAGGATAAACAAACTGCGGAAAAATACATAGAACTTGGAGCGGAAAGATTAGGAACAAGTTCAGGAATAGAAATAATAAAATAA
- a CDS encoding DEAD/DEAH box helicase produces the protein MLSKSFEQYGFKDFVNKAIIDLGFKNPTKIQERVFSPVLKEKNIVARSQTGSGKSHSFLLPIFSKLDLDRKKTQSIILAPTRELSRQLYEMAVHIATFSEKEIKITLCIGGQDLNRDIERVSNAPHIIIGTPTRVLELDRASALSIKEVETLVIDECDMMIDLGFMEDIDKLSKRAATNCQFLVFSATIPTQMSYFLKKYLNNAQHIDVDNAKFGKINYILVPEKSSTRFEKLYEITTVLNPYLALIFANKKTEVEEISNYLIKQGLNVGVLHGDLTPRERKQMQRRINNLDFTYVVASDLMSRGIDIEGISHVINFNIPNDLDFFIHRAGRTGRAGLSGECITIYNSKDEEKLQILENRGIKFNHVDIKNGQFIETKDRNKRQSRKKIVADHNLTEKLKSKVKVSKKVKPGYKKKYKYKMDKLKQKERRKFAKRMNRTNRGN, from the coding sequence ATGTTATCAAAATCATTTGAACAATATGGATTTAAAGACTTTGTAAATAAGGCGATAATTGATTTAGGATTTAAAAATCCGACAAAAATTCAGGAGAGAGTATTTTCTCCGGTGTTGAAAGAAAAAAATATTGTGGCAAGGTCACAAACAGGTAGTGGAAAAAGTCATTCATTTTTATTGCCGATTTTTAGTAAGCTGGATTTAGATAGGAAGAAAACACAGAGTATTATCTTGGCACCGACACGTGAGTTATCACGCCAGTTATATGAAATGGCAGTGCATATTGCAACATTTAGTGAAAAAGAAATAAAAATTACTTTGTGTATCGGGGGTCAAGATTTAAACCGTGATATAGAGCGTGTATCGAATGCACCGCATATTATTATCGGAACACCGACAAGGGTTTTAGAATTGGATAGAGCCAGTGCTTTATCGATAAAAGAAGTAGAAACGTTGGTTATTGATGAATGTGATATGATGATTGATTTAGGTTTTATGGAAGATATAGATAAATTATCTAAACGTGCAGCAACAAATTGTCAATTTCTAGTTTTTTCTGCAACTATCCCAACACAAATGAGTTATTTTTTAAAAAAATATTTAAACAATGCACAACATATTGATGTGGATAATGCAAAATTTGGGAAAATAAACTATATACTAGTACCAGAAAAAAGTTCTACACGTTTTGAGAAATTGTATGAAATAACAACGGTGCTCAATCCATATTTAGCTTTGATTTTTGCCAATAAAAAAACAGAAGTAGAGGAAATTAGTAATTATTTAATTAAACAAGGACTTAATGTTGGTGTGTTGCATGGTGATTTAACACCACGTGAGAGAAAGCAAATGCAACGCAGAATTAATAATTTAGATTTTACTTATGTAGTTGCTAGTGATTTAATGAGCCGAGGTATTGATATCGAAGGAATTAGTCATGTTATTAATTTTAATATTCCTAATGATTTAGACTTTTTTATTCACAGAGCAGGTAGAACCGGTCGTGCAGGGTTGAGTGGAGAATGTATTACGATTTATAACAGTAAGGATGAAGAAAAACTGCAAATATTAGAAAATCGTGGTATAAAATTTAATCATGTAGATATTAAAAACGGACAATTTATTGAAACAAAGGATAGAAACAAACGTCAGAGTAGAAAGAAAATAGTAGCTGATCATAATTTAACGGAAAAATTAAAATCAAAAGTAA